The genomic stretch tgatccactcgtaccagcgcagcttacactaacacaccaccaccacatcacCACATCACCACACAGTCACTGCAGTAATGAGAATGTCCCActacccaaataatacctgctctgtggtggtcctgcggggtcctgaccattgaagtgtaaaaggaggctaataaagtatgcagagaaactgtGCTTTATGTGTCCAGTGGCCAAACTAACTGAAGCTTATGATGTAAGCAGACACTTAACTAACCAACTTGTTCATCACAATCTGTGTGTTTCCCAGGGGTGACCACTGTTCTGACAATGACAACCCTGATGATGGGTGCCAGGACATCACTGCCCAATGCCAACTGCTTCATCAAGGCCATAGATGTTTACCTTGGCATATGCTTTACCTTCATCTTTGGCGCTCTGCTGGAGTATGCTTGTGCCCATTTCTGTACCATGCAGCACCAAACAATTCTAGATGTCCAAAGGGTAAATATTCTGtgtatattttacaaatatatatagtgAAATATATACAATAACATGAACATATAGGGATAATAAGTAAAAAGTAGGAATGTaccaataccactttttccttttttaatatGGATACCAGATTTTCATATATCTGCCAATACTGGGTACCGATACCGATACAGATCTCTTAACTCTTAAATACTCAATATAAAGAATAgaggctataaatcctgatatttatagtgctcaactttttaaaagatataaaaataagatataaaaagcttaaaagaagctggttgagtaactgcacatttgaaataCAAAGCtcaaccaaacagctttttaattggtgtttaaaattcacatttagaaacaaaaagtgcttaTGCAGCAATTCCAAGTAcacgtctctgtgtaaaaagtaCTAAACTTTAGCGAGTGGTCTTTAAACGAGCTGCtaaaactcaaacaaaagcatgcaaacAAAAATCTTCTATGTAAAAACAATGTTGGgagtcagtaagcttcatggtattgATGCTCTCTattaccgatactgtgtgtaagtttcAGTATCGGCGCCAGTGCAACAATTCACTATCGTTATCAGTGCAACAGTAGTAAAAAGCATAAAGGTGCCACTATTCTTTTTTTACTATGTATTATACAGTGGCCTTTTTATAAGTTATACCAGCATATAGTCTCCCTCTAAACAGCAGATTATGTGCTTCAAGTCTGGCCTGTACTCTATGTGACTGAAATGACATAGTGGTTCAAACATCATACACTTGCCATAATGGCAAATTTTACAGTTTAGAATACAATACACAGTCATGAAAAGAATATTATTTTTCAATACTTGGATGCAAATCATTTGCAGTCAATGACCGCACAAGAAGACTGGCACCCATGAACATCAGCAAATGCTGAGTTTCCTACTTTTGGATAAAGTGCCAGGcctttgtggggttttttgtcCTCAGTTTTGCCTTCAATACGCAGTCCAAGAAGGTGGAAATAAAGAGAGCAACCAGAATTGAGTGgccaaaccttttttttttttttttaaattttttaaaaagaaagaaagcattGACTAGCTTCGCAAACACCTAAAGATGAACGCAGATTTGTTTGCTCTGTGAAGAAAAACCCTTTACAACATCTTGTCAAGCCAAGAACACTCCTGAGGAGGTCACTGTCACTATCACTGTCAAAGTCTAAAATTGAGTGACGCCTTcatgaaagtaaacacagagatTTCACTTACAGATGCAAACTACTCACACAATGATTAGACCGACAGCCAACATAAAAAGCCTGCCCAGTTCTAACAGGATGGCAGACATACAGCATGACAGCAACCCAAAAGCACCTTAAGCAGAGAAATGGCCGAGTCACCAGACCTCAACTCATGGGAGCATGCTTTTTACTCACTAAAGACAAGACTGAAGGCGGAAAgacacacaaacaagcagcaactggcTGCAGCAAAGGCCTATCACCTGATTTAGTCCTGTCAAATGTCGGTGTAAAAGAGTCAATCTAACCAAAGagattaaaaaaatctaaaagtcAATAAAAGCTTCAATATTGTGTAACTGTATAAAGAACTAGTATTTTTACTTCTAGTTTTCATTTTGTCTCAGGAACTTCTGAAGGAGTTTGAGGAATCAAATGGCAACGGCTCCATCCAGTTAGTAACTTCCACATCACCCAACAAAGGCCCACATCAAGAAACCCATCAGGACACAATCGACCAGTCTATGCAATCTGAAGGAGATGAGCAAACCGAGAACAAGCAAGGGAACGGCTGTGGTCTGTCATCTGTGAAGAAGGTGTCACGCAGAGCAGTGTCCATGCTGAGTGTCGAAAATCCACACAACATCGATAGACATGCACGCACCTTGTTTCCTGTGGCCTTCCTTCTGGTCAATATATTGTACTGGCTGTATTACCTTTTCATTTAGTAAACCCCATCTACTAGATCATCTACGCACAATGGCCCAAGGAATCCGGTGACTGCAAGACTAAGTGCCCTGTCATGCTAACTTGGACCCATACTCCATTTAAGCAATGGAAAATGTAGCTCTAATGATCACATAAATCAACCCACAAAACAGACTGTCAGATTACAGCACAAGGAATGGCATTTTTGTTGGCTTCCATTTCATATGTAATTGCCTTCATGTTTCTACATTGTTAAAatgtatacttttttttttttttttttttttgcaagatgGGATGTTGGGAATGATTGTTATTGTCATATAAATTCCATGAGTATGTTGATGTAGTAAAACTGTATGCTCAGAAAATCTTTTTGTGCACTTCTCTATAGGCAACAATGTGATTTATGTATTCATTAAATTGATTTTATTTACTGTTACATTATTTATTGGcatattatttgtttgtttattgtctaTTGAATACATTTTTTCACTTGTCTTAAACATGCAATAGCCTGCTCTGACCACATGTTGGCAGCAACACACAGATTAATTGGCGAAAGGAACTGACTGTACGACCGAAGAAAACCATGCGGTGCGGGAGCCAATCAGAATGCGTGTTGGCTTTTAAAACTGGGAAACTTGAAATCAAAACAAAGTCGCTTTGCTGGTCAGAGACGCGGGGAGCAGGTGAAGCAGCTAGCGCCAAGTCTAAGGCAATTCAGCTGGTAGTTGGTAAGTGGACAGGCATCGTTTTACCATATCGTCTTGCTGGCTGCTAGGAAACATTTTGGTTATCTAAGTAAACTGAAGGTTATGTtacagttagctagcttgcATTGCAGCGGCACGATCACTTCACCGCAGTCGCCTCTAAACTAGCCTGGCTGCTGCACACAGCCCCGTTCCCCAGTAAAATCACATGTAACCCGTAATGTTGAAGCCTTAAGGTAGCTATTAGCTTGCTAACTCTTCTCATTATCATAGTTGGACTTGCGCGAGATTAGTGACTTCAACACGTGTCAAAAACCTCGTTTACGAGTTATTGTGCTTTGACGTCACCAGTGTGGTATTTGTAAACAATCTGAAACACGGACATCAAGTTAGTTGGGTCTCTACTTTTCGAGATGGGGGGCATGACAATAAAAACGCTTATTGTAGCTGAACAGGTTGTAGTCTATCGTAGGTAGTAGCTACCGTATTGTAGCTATCTAGCTGCACAGGGACGTTGCACTTGCTAGCAGCTTGTGCTAGTAGATAAATACGCCTTCATTCGGGTGCTTATAAGATGGTCCGCCCACTAAGGATAGGCATAGCTACGTAGGGTCTTCCAAAACATCGAGTTGTCCGCAAAACACATAATCGCAGTGAAACCTGGCTAGGCAATTGCCTTCATGAAGGTATAGCACTAGTCTGATGCGTACTTACGAGAGTCACATACACTTCAGCCCTGAGTGTAAATGCGAGTAATGGGACAGGGCCATAGAGTTTTCCGAGGAGCACTTGAGCCCTTTACCTCCTTGGAAGAAGTTTCCTTTTCTTAAGTGAGCTAACAGATATTAGCTAGCTACCTCTATTTGAGACTGTTTAGTCGatgtcatttttaattattattatttttttttttttgctagacTGAAGCACCATGGATGCCATGATTTACCTCGACCAAGAAAATGGGAGGCTCGCAGCTCCAAACCTCAAATCTCGACAGAGGCTTCAGTCTGCACCTGGTGAGCTTGGTTGCGCCTATCAATGTGTTCATGAAGTAAAGTTAAATGTTCTCCATAGTCTAAACATCCAGGGCCCAGTTTCCTGGGTGCTGTATTTGAGAGTTGGGAAGCTGTCCCCAATATGTATGTTGGATAGATTTTTACAGAAACCCCCAAGTTTCCATTATCTGCTTAGAATGCAGTTTGTGTTGAGTATTCTTTGCTAAATTGCTGCTGACCTTCAAATGCTTGCTTCTTATAGGAGCAACCAATGGGTTGCATATGCACATCTTGATTTTTGAATCTcgagcaggggtgggcaattctgaTTGGGGGTTGTGTTGGATTCctgcctttatttatttcttggcTTTTCCTGCTGAAgtacacctgattcagctcaacCTGTTAATTactaggtttagtaggtctgttggaGCAGGGAAATGGGCAAACTACTGGAACCTGccccctgttgcccacccctggtctAGAGGCATATGAGTAAACTTGACTTGCTGTTATGTATTCTGTAATAGTGGTTACGGTGCAACATGTTCTGCTTGAATCCTTTGTTTTAATAGAACAGCTTCTGAAAACTCCACTACATATAAAGGGACGCCTTGGTGGTTCTGTACATTCGGCCCGCAAAGCTTTGGGAACAGTAAACAAGATTGTATCCACCTCAGCAGTCTCTCATAAAGGTGAAACCCGGAGTAAACCTCTTGGAGCCCAGGTTAGTTGTTAAAATATTTAAGATTTTTCTCCTAACATGTTTGCCGAAGCttgattaactttttttttttattttttttatcccccCCAGCAGTGCAAAGGGCCTTCTCAGCCTGTTCGTGAAGACTATCCAGAGATTGAGAAATGCTTCCCCTACAACCCAAGTGGTAGGCCTCTTGCCAAATGCTTAAACATGACTACTAAatcttttattaattttttttaacttgttttATGTCTTTAGACTTTGAAATGTACAGTGTACCAGAGGAAGTCTGCCTCAGCCGTTTCTCACTGGCTGGTTTGGGAAGACAGCAGTGGTGTCCGGCTTCACTTGAGGAAGATTTCATCATGATGGATCCATGTTTGCCACCATCACCTCTTAAGATGCCTTTAGGTATTTGGTGCCTGGCAATAATCTATATTTAAATACTTGGGTGTCTCCATTTCTGCTCTGCAGAATTCACTTTGTCTGTAAAGAGACAATTGAATGACTTGTTTTTAATGATCTGTTTACATAGAGACCAGCAGAGATGACCTGGAAGCATTCCTAGAAACAATCAATGGACTGACTGTGGACTTGCCCCCTGAGTGTGACTACTGAGGCTAAATAGATTTTATGTTGTGTGGATTTTTCTTTTAATACGGTCCTGTTTTAATAAATTTGTTTTGAATTGATATGCTGCCTCCTTCCTTACATGGAATGAAGTGATGAGGCTACACTGTTGCAAATGTTATTATTGGACTTGCTAGATCATATTTGCTAAACTTGATACATGGCAGGATTTACTCAAGCCTATTTGAGGGATATTGTGAAACTACACATTGAGAGAAGATGAATAGTTGTGGTTGAATGGCTCATCAAATTGTAATACTTTCTGCCTGAACAATGTGCAGCTGTAGCTTGGGGAAATGTCACATGGAAAccttttaattcatttttatatatagctGTACTTCAATGTCCAAGTGTAATGTGTATTGGAGGGTTTAAGACCATGTAAAATGCACTATAAAAATCAATTTAAGCTTTGTTGCAAAGCAGGTTTAAAGAATCATTATGGGGCAAAAAGATCAGTAAAAGCAACAATGGTGAGGAACAAACCTCCTTGGCTCAGAAGTTTGTCACCAAAGTAGTGGTGGTTAATGGTGATAGTAgttgcataaaagaatccatgTGAATGTTAAGCTGTAGGTGGGTGGGCTGGTAGTCGGACACAGATGActggggagcctggtggtcagtctggtggatggcagctggtctgatgcaggtaaaAAGGGTCCCCATAGTTCAGTCTTCTAATGGCCCTGGCCAGATGAGTGGGTAGCCATTTATTTTGagaataaccccccccccccccccccccccccacacacacacacacacacacacaacagtctACAAAAGGTGAGGAGTCCTTTAACAACTTTTCTTGTACAACTTCAATGTATAGATTACTATTCTGTGACACTAAAGCTGGAGCCTGGTGTGGTTTGTGGTTGTTTTTGAATAAATCCCAAGAATCATAGTTCTGTTTTGATTCTACATCAAAAGTAGACAACAGCCATTAAGTGAATATTTTAGGTTCCATTTGGTCCAGTCAATAGATCAGGGGAGGAAATGAGAAACTGAAGACACCCCACCCCCAAATGGTTACTCTAGTATAGAAGCTGGAAGAAAGTAACTCAACCCTCTTGCCTTCAGCTGTACCCCAACCAAAAAGAAAGCAGTCAACACAAGTTGTATATTTATTGTAGTGTCCTCTTGTTCATCTCTATGTCAAAAGACAATAAAGTGCAAGTGTTACATTAAAATGGTCATGGTGATAAAGTGGGGGGAACAAGTAAAAGGATCAATTAGATACAAAGACTTTGCTAGTTAAAATAAGGCAGTGTATTCATATCTGCTATTTAGTTATAACACAGGATAAGGAAATGTAAAAATGGTCAAGGCAAAATATTAATAGCACCAGTTTTGTTAAAGTCTCTGAGGAAAGCCTTTTTCAGATGTGtcaaaaataaaagtacaaattaGTAAAACTATTTACAAAACAGCAGTCATGACCCCTCCTTAAGGAACAACATTTCAAAGTGATGAAGCAGAACATCCCATCTTCATCCCGTGCACATCTTAAGCTTTGCATCATTCGTTGCTACGCTTCTTAACCTCCCCTAACTTGCTAACCTACTCCAACAGCGATCAAGCACTTGCACTGTCCCTTGTGTCCCAGTTCATTTATTGCCTCAACATTTCTTTTGCCTGCAGGTTGTCTGTACAGCTTGCGTTCAAGAGTCCAGAAATCatactcctgtttttgtggAATGGTAGGACTCATCTTCCATCACTGCAGGTCTGTTATGCTACAAACTAGTTCTGtacaaaaaaagtgtgtgtacaAGAAATTAAGTGGCAcgtcatgtcatgtcatgtgTGTCCAAACAAGACGATAAGACTCACAGCACGATTTGCATTGCCAGGTCCAGCTCACACAGTCAGTTATTCGGAGACGAGCAGTAGTGTGTGTAATTGAATGTATATTGAGTTTGCAGGGGGAACAGCTGCAGATAGTCATGTCCATTTCAACAGAAACAGTCCAAGCTGCCTTGCCAATCACCACTCCCTTTATGTTCCCTTCTTAGATTCCCATTCCTGAAAGAAAAGGTCACAGAGTTTGTCACTTTTCCAGGATATCTCTTGGCACAACCTGAACAGTAGTGTTGGCATCCAAACTATTTCGCAAAGTTAATTGTGCAGAGACGGGAAACTAGGTCTACAAAAAAGGGGTTCAACATGCCAGTAATTTATCTTCATGGCAGTACAAAACGATTTTGGAGCATGGTCCAGGTTTCCTGACAGGATGAGCCTATATTGACGGATGAGGACCATTAAAACCCAGTTGGCAAttcattaaatgcatttaattcaATCTTACTGATAGATGCAGTTGACTGATCTCCTTGCATTATTGTACTAGTTGTGCCATATGATGAACAGCACTGTGAATACCAATTTCTTTAGCCTTGGACGGTGTTTGTTTACCTTGGCCTTCTGCATGACGTTTCCCTTGGTGGATGCATAGATGGATGGGGGGCGCTTGCGGATTTCGGAGGCACAGTTTACTGGAAGCAATGCCTCTATGTATTGTGCCTCAGTTTTCTGAGCCTtcttcaaaacaaaaaaaaaaggaggcaaGTCAGGGTAACCCCATGAACATATAAAAACACATCTGCAGCCATctacactgtgtgaatattgCGCTAGgaaaaggtgtgtgtgcatgtttgggTGGTAACATCATCTGTTGGCTGAATAGCATGTAGGGCTGCTGTCCAGCATAGgatgatttccctgctcaagcATGACTCAACTCATCAGGTTAATTTCCAGATTCAGTTTGTGTAACACAGCAGGCAAATCAGCTGGGCAGTGGTCTTCCAGAGCTAAAGTGATCGAGCTCATCAATACCTTGCTTAAGGGCTTGGTCTCCACAGGTGCTCCCAGTGCTCCTCCTGCCAGAGACTTCTTCAGGTTTTCCTTAACTTGAGTGAGTTTGAGCTCCAGGTCCACACGTTCGCCCTCCTTCAGGCGGCAGCTCTCCTCCAGCTGAGCCACACGTTCCTCCAGAGCCAGCCTCTGCTTGTCTGCACCAGCATACACGTCATTTCCATTACAAACCCCACAGGAATGTTTAGGCCATAAGCCATGATGAAGTGATTGTATACTGACAACATACTGACAGTACTTTTCCTGTTTGATTGGGGTAGGAGTTTGCTGTACTGATGCAAACTTAACCAAACTATTAAAATTAATTGGAATTTTGGTGAAATGTGAAATGTCATGCTGAATTTGATCATTTCTTAAAGGCAAACTGAAttgtaaacatttttttgtaaatcTATTAAATCTATTAGTAAATCTCTTAAATCTTTAGTGAAGACAACGGTTATATGGAGATCCACGACTCAAATAACCATCTTAATGCTTAAATaattctttgtcttgtttgtcttgctCTTCATTTATAAGAAAGCATCTGTCTCTTTATAGATGGTTCAGTTTGTTTTTCTAGATAAAAGCTGGGCTGcaaaatatattgttttagcATAGTCATCGCAATGTGCTCAATGTGCTCATCTcaatttgcactaataacttcaCCTCACTGGatttaatatttattgcacactgcataatttgcacactaccactaatttatttattactctttgtctgtactgtgttgtgttgtctgtctgcacttgtactgtgttgcacttgtgttctgtatgcactgtgtctatgttgcaccatggtcctgcaggaacattgtttcgtttcactgtgtactctgtatatagttgaaatgacaataaaaaccccacttgacttgacttgacttgactcaagCTTAATAGTCACACTGCAGGATGTGCAAGGTCACATAAAGCAATCTAAatcaattacatacattttttttaccgCTTGACACAAAAGgaaaattcacactgttctcattttcaaTAACAGATCTACCAGAGGCCGGTTATACCTGCCGAATATCATTAATTTGCCTCCAATTTTGGATACACAGGGTGCGTTATTAAcatcatgacatgttggattATTAACTTCTGGCAAcaaattctgtaaaaaaaaaatacctgtatctttaaatattgcaatctatattgcaaaacaaaaccattgcaatgtcagtttttttttcaatatcagTCAACCCTGGATAAAATTAAGTAAACATGCCTAGATAAAATATCTTGCAATATTCTCTCAAcaatctcaaaatgagaaatattacaatatttaaactACGTCTGAGATCATTTCTCTTGCCAATATGTACTACATTCTTCCAGTTGATTACGGAGTCTTTAATTTCTTGCAtgcagaaataataaaaaataaaaatactcaaGAGAATGAGACTCTCTGAGCCCTGCTCTCAGCtgaaccagtaaaaaaaaaagcccagcaGCATCTGCTGTTGCTTTCTACAATAGATGTTCCCTAGATCGGTggtgctgtgtgttgtgttctgACATATGCCCTGTAGAGCACTACAAGCTGTGGCCAATAGATGGAGCTACAGATTTGTGTCAGTAAAGGAACATTTAGTGGTAGTAGACTATTTTGGTAGT from Salminus brasiliensis chromosome 19, fSalBra1.hap2, whole genome shotgun sequence encodes the following:
- the pttg1 gene encoding securin isoform X2, producing MDAMIYLDQENGRLAAPNLKSRQRLQSAPEQLLKTPLHIKGRLGGSVHSARKALGTVNKIVSTSAVSHKGETRSKPLGAQCKGPSQPVREDYPEIEKCFPYNPSDFEMYSVPEEVCLSRFSLAGLGRQQWCPASLEEDFIMMDPCLPPSPLKMPLETSRDDLEAFLETINGLTVDLPPECDY
- the pttg1 gene encoding securin isoform X1, yielding MDAMIYLDQENGRLAAPNLKSRQRLQSAPEQLLKTPLHIKGRLGGSVHSARKALGTVNKIVSTSAVSHKGETRSKPLGAQQCKGPSQPVREDYPEIEKCFPYNPSDFEMYSVPEEVCLSRFSLAGLGRQQWCPASLEEDFIMMDPCLPPSPLKMPLETSRDDLEAFLETINGLTVDLPPECDY